The DNA segment GGGGATGCAGCACATGTCCCTCGATCTGCCCGATGGCCACGATCAGCAGCACGACGACCGCGGCCACCAGCGGCCCCTTCGCGGCGAGTGCCACCACGGCGGCGACGGCCAGTGCCACGGGCGAACCCACCAGCGGGATGAAGGCGGCGAAGAACTCCAGCACGGCCAGAGGAACGGCGAGGGGGACGCCCAGGAGGAAGAGTCCGACTCCCACCAGCACCGCGTTGATGGCGGCGACCACCACGATCCCGCGGGTGTACCCGGTGAACGTCACCCATGCGGCACGTCCCGCGAGACGTACGGGATGGCGTCCGCGCCCCGGCAACTGGCCGCCGAACCACGCCCACATCCGGTCGCCCGAATGCAGGAAGAAGACCGAACAGAACAGGGCCAGCACCCCCACCGTCAGGACTTCCACCAGCCGGCCCACGCCGCTGAGCGCCGTACTGATCAGACTCGCGCGATGGCTCGTCACGAACCGCGACACCCGCGCCTGCAGATCCGAGAGCGTCCCCGCGCGCACGCGAAACGGCGGGCCCTGGAGCCACCGCTCGATCCTGGCCACACCGCCGACGAACTCCCGGCGCAGCCCCTCCCACTCCCCTGCGACATTCGCCCCGATCAGACTCAGCACGCCGAAGACGAGCACGATGGCGAGCAGCAGGCCGACCGTGACCGCCACGGACCGCGGCATCCAGCGGTTGAGCAGGCTGACGGACGGCTCCAGAAGGGCCGTCAGAACCAGGGCCAGGAACACCGCCAGCGTCACCAGCTGGAACCGCCCGAGCGCCGCGAAGATCGCGTAGACGGCGGCACCCACGACGATCAGGCGCCACCCGTACGCCGCCGCCACCCGCAGCCATCGGGAGACCTCGGTGGCCACCCCCGCTTCCCGGGTCGGCCGGTCCCCCACCGGGCGGCGCACGCGCAGGGCTCGCGCCCCGCGGGCCGGACGCGGCGCACCGTTCCCGCGCTGCCGTGCCGTGCCCCCGTGGACGGCCGGGGAACGGCCGCGCTCGCTGCCGGATCGGTTCCGCACTGGGCCGCCACCACCTCCCACCCCTCCCGTGCCGGGGCCGGAAGAGGGACGCCTGCCGCGCGGAGGCCGGGCGCCCGGCCTCCGCGCATACCCCAACGTGGTATCACCGCGAAGGGGCCTTCGAACGTGTGCGGGCCCGCATTCCCCCAAAGGCACGCGGCAGCGGACGGACCGCCGGCCGGCTGTTCCGCGGACGCCCGGGGCAGCAGCCGACGGATGTCCGCGGGCCCGGACGGCAGAGGCCGACGGCCCGTCGTCCGCCGCCCCGGCCGAGGGCTCAGGCTGGGAGGTGCGGGCGCCTCGGCTCCCGCATCTCCGGAGCGGGCGGAAAAATCTTCCGGCCGGTCGCGTTCCGGTGTCGATCCGGTACGAGGCCGTTCGTATAGAGGGTGAGACGTCGGCGCAGCACCGGCGAAACGCCTGGCCAAGGAGGCACACCATGACGCTCTACCTGCTCAGCATCTACCAGCCCGACGGGGACGGGACCCCGCCGCCGCCGGAGTTCCTGGAGCCGATCATGCGGGACGTCGAGGCCGTGAAGGCCGAGCTCAAGGCGGCCGGGGCCTGGGTGTTCTCCGGGGGCCTGCACCCGCCGAGCACGGCCACCGTGGTGCGGCGGAAGGACGACGAGATGCTGATGACCGACGGGCCCTACATCGAGGGCAAGGAGCACCTCGGCGGCTTCACCGTCATCGAGGCTCCCGACCTCGACGCCGCGCTCGGCTGGGGCCGCAAGCTCGCCCGCGCCACCACCCTTCCCATCGAGGTCAGGCCGTTGCAGGACGGGTCCTGCGGGTGACCTCCCGTAGGCCGAAGGCGACCGCGGCCGAGATCTCCGGTGTGTTCCGCGAGGAGTACGGCCGTGCGGTCGCGGTCCTGGTCCGCGCCTTCGGTGACCTCGATGTCGCCGAGGAAGCGGTCCAGGACGCCTTCACCACGGCGGCCGCGCGCTGGCCGTCGGCCGGGCTGCCCCCGAGCCCGGCGGGCTGGATCCTCACCACCGCCCGCAACCGGGCCGTCGACCGCCTCCGCCGGGAGGCGTCCCGCGCGGACCGGCAGGCCCGGGCCGCACTGTCGTACGCCGGGGACGCACCGGCCGAGGAGGGCCCCGTGCGCGACGACCGGCTCCGTCTGATCTTCACCTGCTGTCACCCCGCGCGGGCTCGGGTCGCTGTTCCCGGAGGAGTGAGGCGGGCGGTGTGCGTAGCGGCCCGGCCGCCGGCCTGCCCGCTGCCCGGGGCGTGGCCGCTACGCCGTCGCGGCGGTGAGCGACGGGAGCGAGGTGGGCGGTGCGGGGGCGGTGGCGTCCAGGATCTGGCATGCCTCCGCGTCGTGGTGGGCGAGCAGCGCGCTGAGGGCGTCGTCGGCCTGACCGTGCGGCTGGGTGTCCGGCAGGACGGTGATCGACAGATGGCGCAGGAGCTCGGTGTGGGCGGCCAGGACCTGCCGGGTGCGGGTATCGGTGTGGTCGGTGAGCAGGAGGCGGGCTGCGGTGTTGGCGGCGCGCAGCCGGGGCTGGTGGATCCGGCGGTGGGCGCGGGGAAGGGCGCGCCAGGCGGTGTTGGCCACGGTCACCAGGCGCCAGATCTCGTTGTCGGCGGGTTCGGTGTCGTAGAAGCGCAGGCCGTAGCGGCTCACCAGCCAGTAGGAGGCGGCCAGGAGGAGGGCCGCGGCGGCATCGAAGGCCAGCCAGAGCTCCGGCAGATGGGGCTCGCCGCAGGTCGCCCGTACCGCCAGGGCCGCTGCGGCTCCGCCGCCTCCGAAGAGCAGCGCCGCGGCGAGCAGCAGAAGGAGGGCGGCCGGCAGGGCGCCGATCCCGTTGTCACTGTCCAGGCGTGCCATGCCCTTCCAATGGGGTGCCAGGTAGCGGGCGTAGCGGGCCGGTTTGGGGGCGGGTTCGATCAGGGCAATGCGTCCGGCCCAGCTGACGCTCTTCGGCCTGTTCACATTCTTGGTACCCGAGACAGGGCTGCTACAGGGAATCATGTGAGCGACAACGAGCCGTGAGGGAAAACGCGACATGCGGGGCGGAGGTTTAGGCCGCAGATTCCTCCCACCGGCCGGGCGCGCGGCGCAGCGGGCGGAATGCGCCGGTGGAACACCTGGCCGATGATCCGACACATCGTCACCGGGAGTCGCGGTCCCGCCGGGATCGTATGGCCGGGCATCGGGGTGGCTGGTACGTCACCGCTGCTCCGCGGCCGGAGGAAGAAGTCCCCGGCCGGACGGGGGGCCGACCGGGGACTACAGAGCGTGTGCCCCGCTCACTCGCACCGAAACACGGTGGGTGCGGCGAACTTGGCGCCCGCTCGGGTGGGTTGGCGCGGGCAAGCGCGCGGGCCCGGCGGCGTGGGGGTCACGGTGCGTGCCGCCGCCCCCGGGCGGTGCTCCTCAGGGATCGGCTTCCCGGAACTCCCGGAACTCCTCGGGGATCGGCTGCTCGAACCAGACGACCTTGCCGTTGCTCAGCCGGGTCGCGCCCCAGCGCTGGGCGAGCCGGTCGACCAGGAACAGGCCGCGACCGCCCTCGTCCCCTGCCTGGGCGCGCCGCATCCGGGGGACCTGCGGCGAATCGTCGCCGACCTCGCAGCGGAGCACATCGGTACGCAGCAGCCGCAGGGCGATCGGCCGGGAGGCGTACCGGACCGCGTTCGTGACCACCTCGCTGACCAGGAGTTCGGTCGTGTCGAGCAGCGGGTCCAGGCCCCAGCGGTGCAGCGCTCTGCGGGTCAGCTGCCGGGCCCGGCCGGCGGTCTGCGGCTCGGGGTTGAGGAACCAGTACGCGACATTGCGCGGGGGAAAACCGTCGAACCGGGCGGCGAGCAGCGCGACATCGTCGTCCCTCGCACCCTGGCCCAGGATGGTCAGCACCGCGTCGCAGAGCGTCTCCAGCGGCGGGGAGGCGGCCGCGGAGGCGGTCGCCTCCAGGCGGGCCCGCAGCAGCTCCACGCCCGACCAGACGTCCCTGGTCCGGGACTCGACGAGGCCGTCGGTGTACAGGAGCAGGGTCGCTCCCGTGGGCGCGGGCATCTCCACGGACTCGAAGGGGACGCCGCCGACGCCGATCGGCGCGCCGGGCGGGATCCGCAGTACTTCGCCGACCCCGTCGGGGTGTAGCAGCACCGGGGGCAGATGGCCCGCGTCGGCCACCAGGAGGCGCTGCGATATCGGGTCGTAGACGGCGTAGAGGCAGGTCGCCATGTGCTCGCTGCCGAGGCGCTGGGCCTGCTCGTCGAGGTGGTGGAGGACCTCTTCGGGAGGCAGGTCGAGTCCGGCGAGGGTCTGCACGGTGGTGCGCAGCTGGCCCATGATCGCGGCGGAGGTCATCGAGTGGCCCATGACGTCGCCGACGACCAGGGCGACCCGGTTGCCGGGCAGCGGGATCGCGTCGTACCAGTCGCCGCCCACCTGGGAGGTCCCGGCGGCCGGCAGGTACCGGCTGGCCAGCCGTACGCCGGTGGGCGCGGGGAGCGAGGAGGGCAGCATCGTGAGCTGGAGCGCGTCGGCGAGCGAGGCTTCGCGCCCGGAGAGCATCGCCCGGTCGATGCCGAAGGCGGCGTGGGTGGCGAGCTGGGAGGCGACGAGGAGGTCGTCGCCGGTGAAGGCGGGCCGGTCGGTGCCGCGCAGCAGGGCGGCGGTGCCCAGGAGCTGGTGGCGGCCGCGCAGCGGAGCGATGATCAGCCGGCGGCCCGGGGACGGGGCCGGCGGCATGCTCGCCACCGGCTCCAGCAGTGCGCCCACCTCGGGCGCCGTCTCCGCCGCGTCGCCGAAGACGGGGCGCCCGGCCAGCAGGAGCTCGGCGAACGGGCCGGTGACCGTCAGCTCGACGAAGCCGGCGGTGCCCGGTGGCGCGCCGGTGACCGAGTCCTCCGGCCCCTGGGCGATGCTGTGCAGCCGCAGGGCGAGGGGGCCGTCCGGTGGCCGGTCCCCGGTCGGCAGGGGTTCCCGCAGGTGGACGAGCATCGCGTCGGCGAAGGCGGGGATCGCTGCCCGGCACAGTTCCCGCAGGGTTTCGCCCTGGTCGATTCCGCCGGCGATCCGCCGGGTCGCGGCTTCGAGGTAGCGCAGCCGGTCGGTCGGCGTCCCGGGGGCGTGTTCCGCCTCTTCCCGCCCGCTCTCCGCGGCCGGCGCCGGAGGGGTGGCGCCGCGGCCGGCGGCGGGCAGGTCCCCCGGGGGATCGGCGACGCTGCCGGAGCGGCCGCTTCCGGGCGACGACGGACCGGCCGGCGGGGTGGACGGCGGAGCGGCGCCCGTGCCCAGAGGCGCGGCATCCACCGCCATGTCCCGGGGAGCAGGCCCGCCCCCGGCCCCGGCGCGCAGCCTGCCGGGGTCCTGACCGGGGGTGCGGTGCTCCATGGTTCGTCTCGTCCGTCCGGTGGGTGCCAGGGACCGTGCGGTCTCAGCCGCGTCGTGAGCAGTTGAGGAACAGCTGTTCCTCGGGCGGCACGTCCGAGATCTCGGGGGCGTAGGTGTACGAGGACTCCTCGACGACTTCGAAGTCCGCCTCGTCGATGACCTGGCGCAGGTCGTCGCGCAGGTAGCCGGAGACCCGGATGGTGTTGCCGAGGAAGGGGATCGTGAAGTAGTCCACGTCGGCCTCGACCATCGAGAGGGCGAACAGGCCGCGGGGGACCAGCAGGTCGTGGATCATCCGCAGCACGCCGGGGATCTCCCCGCGCGGCAGCATCAGCAGGGAGAAGAAGGCCGCGACCGCGTCGAAACGCCCCAGGTCGTGGGGTCCGTCGGGCCCCAGGTCGGCGATGTCCAGCCGGTGGAGCGTTGCACGGGGCACATACTGGCGGGCGAGTTCCACCATGCCGCGCGACAGGTCGACGCCGACGACCTCCAGCCCCGCCTCCACCAGCTGCCGGGCGGTCGGCAGGCCCGTTCCGCAGCCCAGGTCCAGCACCCGGGATCCGGCGGGCAGCGCCCTGATCAGCCACTCGGCGGCGGCGAGCTGCCCCTTCTTGTACGGGAACGCCTCGTCGTAGCGGTCGCCGATCGCGTCGAATGCCTCGGCCTGCCCCTCGCGGTCGGGCCGGATGCCCTCGGGGCCGGCTTCCTCGCTCTCGTAACCGGTCTCCGGAAATCCTTCGCTCACGAATTACGCCTCTTTTTGTGCGTCTATTCGATTACCTCCATGATGCACCTGACCGGTCTGCCACGGCGCCCGCTCCTCCGGCCCGCCGGGGCCCGCGGAGCGCCCCGTGGAACCCGCGGCCCCGAGGGCTCGTCCGGCGGTCCCGCCGGCAGGAGGGCCGGCGGCGCCGCGGCCGCGACGGTGCTCCGGCAACGCCCGCGCGGCGGCCGTCCACCACGGCTCCGCCGGCCCCCTCGGCGCACCGGAACCCGTCCTCCCCCCCTCTTCCGGCGCGCGGCACCCGGCTCCCTCCGCCCCTCCCCCACTGCGCACAGGTGCGCCGAACGCCCCCTCGCCCGTGCGCCGTTGCGCATCCGCCGACGGTTTGCGCGGCCACCGCCACGGATAGTTCCCCCGTACCCGGCCGTACCGAGGCACAGGTCACGGGGACAGGAGGCCAGATGGCAACGGAACCGGTGGAGACCCTCGACCTGGCGGCGTCAGGAGAGGATTTCGTCCGCCATCCACACGCGGTGTACGCACGGCTGCGCGAGCGGGGGCCGGTGCACCGCGTACGGCTCCCGGAGGGCACGGTCGTCTGGCTGGTCGTCGGCTACGAGGAGGTGCGTGCGACGCTCGGCGATCCCCGTCTGTCGAAGGAGTGGCGGCACGCCTCCTCCGCACAGCCCCTGCAGCAGGTGTCCATCGGGGTGTCGATGCTGCGTTCCGACGCGCCGCAGCACACCCGCATCCGCGGGCTGGTCGCCCGTGCCTTCACCCCGCGCCGGGTGGCATCCCTCGCGCCGCGCGTCCAGGAGATGACCGACGAGCTGCTGACGGCGATGCTCGCCGCGCCCGAGGGCCGGGGTGACCTCGTCGAGGCACTGTCCTTCCCGCTCCCGGTCACGGTCATCTGCGAGCTCCTGGGCGTGCCGTTCCTGGAGCGGGACGCCTTCCG comes from the Streptomyces angustmyceticus genome and includes:
- a CDS encoding ATP-binding SpoIIE family protein phosphatase, translated to MEHRTPGQDPGRLRAGAGGGPAPRDMAVDAAPLGTGAAPPSTPPAGPSSPGSGRSGSVADPPGDLPAAGRGATPPAPAAESGREEAEHAPGTPTDRLRYLEAATRRIAGGIDQGETLRELCRAAIPAFADAMLVHLREPLPTGDRPPDGPLALRLHSIAQGPEDSVTGAPPGTAGFVELTVTGPFAELLLAGRPVFGDAAETAPEVGALLEPVASMPPAPSPGRRLIIAPLRGRHQLLGTAALLRGTDRPAFTGDDLLVASQLATHAAFGIDRAMLSGREASLADALQLTMLPSSLPAPTGVRLASRYLPAAGTSQVGGDWYDAIPLPGNRVALVVGDVMGHSMTSAAIMGQLRTTVQTLAGLDLPPEEVLHHLDEQAQRLGSEHMATCLYAVYDPISQRLLVADAGHLPPVLLHPDGVGEVLRIPPGAPIGVGGVPFESVEMPAPTGATLLLYTDGLVESRTRDVWSGVELLRARLEATASAAASPPLETLCDAVLTILGQGARDDDVALLAARFDGFPPRNVAYWFLNPEPQTAGRARQLTRRALHRWGLDPLLDTTELLVSEVVTNAVRYASRPIALRLLRTDVLRCEVGDDSPQVPRMRRAQAGDEGGRGLFLVDRLAQRWGATRLSNGKVVWFEQPIPEEFREFREADP
- a CDS encoding class I SAM-dependent DNA methyltransferase, coding for MSEGFPETGYESEEAGPEGIRPDREGQAEAFDAIGDRYDEAFPYKKGQLAAAEWLIRALPAGSRVLDLGCGTGLPTARQLVEAGLEVVGVDLSRGMVELARQYVPRATLHRLDIADLGPDGPHDLGRFDAVAAFFSLLMLPRGEIPGVLRMIHDLLVPRGLFALSMVEADVDYFTIPFLGNTIRVSGYLRDDLRQVIDEADFEVVEESSYTYAPEISDVPPEEQLFLNCSRRG
- a CDS encoding AI-2E family transporter, with translation MATEVSRWLRVAAAYGWRLIVVGAAVYAIFAALGRFQLVTLAVFLALVLTALLEPSVSLLNRWMPRSVAVTVGLLLAIVLVFGVLSLIGANVAGEWEGLRREFVGGVARIERWLQGPPFRVRAGTLSDLQARVSRFVTSHRASLISTALSGVGRLVEVLTVGVLALFCSVFFLHSGDRMWAWFGGQLPGRGRHPVRLAGRAAWVTFTGYTRGIVVVAAINAVLVGVGLFLLGVPLAVPLAVLEFFAAFIPLVGSPVALAVAAVVALAAKGPLVAAVVVLLIVAIGQIEGHVLHPLVMSRAVRLHPVVVALAVICGSVTAGVPGAIVAVPLVSVAWSVYGALRAHPPETARPQGR
- a CDS encoding YciI family protein; translated protein: MTLYLLSIYQPDGDGTPPPPEFLEPIMRDVEAVKAELKAAGAWVFSGGLHPPSTATVVRRKDDEMLMTDGPYIEGKEHLGGFTVIEAPDLDAALGWGRKLARATTLPIEVRPLQDGSCG